AATAAACgaaagtgattcttgagtttcccctacacttccatcgtcTCTAATAACAAAAGCAGGCTCCACTGGCTCAACTGGATGTAGAATAatcaaaggaagtgattcttgagtttcccctaTACTTCCATCATCATCAATAACACCTACAACATCAAGGATATCTGGAACCAAAATATCATCAACAATAACATTATCAGAATCAACTATAGCATCACAATGTAAAAAGATAGAAGAGTTATGTAGAGAAGTAGAATTAAGATCAGGAAAATCACAAattctacaatccatctcctgGGGAATTGATGTAGTAGGTTCATCTGATAGCAACTGTATCTGTGTCAATGAATGTGTTCTTGGCTGAAATTGTGTTTCTTGATGTTGTACAAGTTGTTGTGACTGCTCCCAAAAATGCTGCTCAGGCTGATGCTGAAGATATGACTGATAATGTTGGGACCAATCAGAATTCCCTTGTTGTGTGTTCCCATACCTGAATCCTGCAATGAAATTATACCTGTCCTGCTGATGGATCTAATAAGACTGAGGATCAAGCTGAAAATACTGGATCCTGGTAAGGAGTGCATtggcaaaggaatgaacatcctTGGTAATTGTTGGTCTAGTCCCATATTGCTGATAATTTGTAGCCTTAATCTCGTTAAGTTCTTTAGCTTGAGcagatgtcttgttaactagagcccctccactagctgcatcaaccatactcctgtccatgAGACataatccctcatagaagtatataaTTAGTAAttgatcgcttatctggtgctgagggcaactagcaacaagtcttttaaatGTCTCCCAATAATCTTGAAACGGTTCTCTTGTAAATTGTTAGATTCCACAAACACTCCTCTGAATAGTTGCAATCCTAAAAGCAAGAAAGAACCTCGCCAGAAATATTCTCTTCATTTGAAACTAGCTGGTGATAGAATCAGGTGGAAGATGTACAACCAATCCTTTGCTGAATTCGCCAGTGAGAATGGAAATGCTTTAAGTCTGACATCTTCATTTGACATGCCATGTGGATTCCATGAAGAGCACACCATATCCAATTCTTGCAGATGTCTAttgggatcttcaccagaaagtccatgaaacttcggtaTTAGATGAATAATTTTCCATAACTCGAAGTCGGCCTCGAAATCAGAATATCTGATGCAAAAGGAATCATCTGACAAGTCTGGTGCTCAAAAATCTttgagagtcttttcagtgttgTTCTCCATATTGCATGACAAATCTGAGGTCCTGAACTAAACACACTGAAACTCTGAAAATACTGATAACACACAAAAGAGATTTCCTGGTCTAACCTAAAACACTTATGCAAATAAAATCAAAAGACACAAGAAATATACAAGATAACATACATGCATACAAGCAATGAATAATGAAGCTCTAACaacatttttgaatttttgcaaccaccaaagaaatagaaataagagagaataaagttgaaaaaaaaaatgaaatgcaaaATATAGAAAAACTGAAATGGTGGCCTAAATGATGAAATTGACCAAAATTGGTCTTTATTCACGTTGTAACTGCTAGTATTCTCCCCTTACCCCTTTCCTTCAACCTGCAAAATTCCAGAGCAAGAGAGAGATACTAATAGTGAcattgaaagaaaaataaaataacaaatcaAAAAAGCAAGAACAAGATAAAGATAAAACTATGTACAGTCTAAAAACAAATGAACACCACTAGAATCCCCCGCAACAGCGCCAAAATTTGACGTGTTCGCGACTGTCACTCGCtcacatcaaattaattcattCCTAATCTACCgatccccttaacctacactaagtagtatagtagaggaccaGGTCGTCTCTCACATGGAAACAGTGATAGGACGTTTGCTCTCAGACGAAATAGAATAATGGGATTTTGTTTTGGAATTTCTACACctaatgcaaataaggaaatccGAACTAACCAACAAATATGAACTCACAGCGCAGTGTCACTCTACACTGTGATGTTCCCTTCTACAAAAGAAACATGCATAAAAAAATTAACCAACTATCCTATCTAACCATTAAAGATTTTCCCACACCGCATTGCGACGCTATGATACAAGAAAATCTATCAATGGaaataacatgaaacataacaaagaactcaaacatgcataaagaaagcaagaaacaaacaaagacaattaactaaacaactttgtaggaattaaaccaaacctaattatgtataacagctaaacttgtaccacattatcaccctatgatacaagatcaacaatcatacataaaTGGAATTAAACAGAATATgaaactaaacaaaatgcaaactaTCAATCTAAAAAGCAATAACAAACATAACAACCTAATCAAGCAAGAAAATAAACTACATTAGACTTAAACAATTAACATGAAGGTAAACTAACAACTAAGTAGCATGAATCAAAACATTAACTACAATATTCAAAATGCATAAGAACAAAGATTAAACAAATTAAACATGAAAACTAACTAAGCTAATCAACCACATCCACTCCTCTGCGATCAGACACCAATTCAACTACCCTTCGTCGTCACACAAAGGGCCCAAATTTGGAACGCCAGCCCCAGTGAATAGCAACTCAACGAATGAATGCTGATCTACAGCTCCCGATGGCACAAAGTTGATAGTTTAGatgaaataggaaataaattgcaGAATCAACAAAAACTGAACAGAAATCAAAAGAGAATTTGCTCTGCCAGAATTGTATACACCACTGAGACTGAGGTTGCTGGAATTCCTACCTTCGGAACGTCGTCCACAGGAGTTCACCACAACGTCAGCCTTGGATTTGCTTTAGTAAGTTTTGCCGGAATTGAAGAATAGAGGATGGGCATGATGATGATGCGCTTCTGCCAGAGTTGGATACACCACTGAGGTGGATCTTCATTGCTTCCGGAATGTCATCCACAGGTGAAGACTCCACAATAGAAAGAATGGATCTAGAGAGGCTTCCACCGGAGAAGATGAATCGACCGACTTCCTCTGTGAAGTCTCTGCTTTCAGAACGCCGTCTGCAAGGGATCTCCACAGCGAAAAGAATGGAGACAGGAACACCTTCCTCTTGATGAAATCACTGCAGCTCACAGGAGTTGTTGGAGCTGCGTCGTCCATTGCAGATTGGAGCAGATCACGGAGGAATGGAGAAAGGATGTGGAGGGCTGGGCGGCGGTAGTGAAGATAAGAAGATGTGTCGTCGgccggagagaagaagaagaaaggagaaaacaCTGTGGGGGGAGCTTCGCGTGCCCTAGTTGCGTCGCGAGGAAGAAAATCACGAGTAACGCACTGTTTGGGAGGAAGTGAgggaaggagagggaagggtaaagaaggggaagggaaacttGAAACCCTGTTTGGGAAGAAGTGAGCTACGGAAAGGaaaggtaaggaagggtaagcttTAACCTTCCTTACCCATGAAACAAAAGAATTTCTTACACCCcgatttggggtgtaaggaagggtatatggaattaaaaaaaaattatattccaATTTTATCGCTGtcttattaattatattaattctaaaaatcattgtTTTAGGTATTCTTTGCATCACGACGAAAAACACTTGCATCGCCCAACTGGCACCACTCAACGCTCACACTCCGTCAATGCTGACACCGACTTTGATGTCGATGTCGACACCGACAACGACTCCGACTTTGACGCAGACTCTAACTTTACGCAGCTGATGACTTCGATGCCGACGCCGACTTTGATGCCAATGCCAACTTCGACACCGACATCGAGTTCGATGTCGACGACGATGTCGATGCCGACTTTAACAAATGAGTTACAATTATTTGAATGCGTAAGTCTTAACCAACGAATGTATGCAAGATGCACTGggtttttgaatgcttaagtcTTTAATAAAAGTGAGGGTAATTTtgtaactttatatatttaaccttcattaccCTCACTTTTCTCCCAAACAAGGTAAcacatgttacgttaatgaaGCTTCCCTCCCTCCCAAACAAGGCGGGTCGccccacggcggacttgggttgataaaattccaacccaacccgcttaaattgtttggcaggGCGGGTCAACCCGACGGGCCCAGCCTAAATCAACGGCTctaatcaatagtgttaagttccgcttgcgattcaaatctaaaccattacgaacagataagttaaatttggaatcaataatgttaagttccatctgtgattcctaattcaacttctaaagaacacaataggttatttaaagaaaggttcgacacttgtacaaaaatttttgtacagtggaaccagtacgttttcctaggtttaaccaacaataGCAAGGTGCGAAGGCGCATTCTAAggctgctggaggtgccttgaacgcTGCATGGAGGGTTCCCTCCATagatcttggaggcgccttcgggtggataagcagTGAACATTGTGGAGCTGATCAACGTGGATGACTCAGGGCTGGAGGCGCCTCCTATGGAGGATGGAGGCATGGTTCAAGCAGAAGCTAATATACACTTGATTTCAGCAACCTTTCTACTGCGCACTGCTCAAATGACGATCCGACAAAACTGTAACTTGACTCCGACAATCGGAAGCCTTCAACTCTTATTTCTTACTTATCGGTATATTGTTATTTATGGCATTTAAAGTGTACTTTGATTTGTAAATATTTTGaaactatagtgattgcccatcgaaagcacccttacatgcgggccttggagtagaagtcgccacaggctccaaatcaagtaaaatcTTGATATTTGTGTATTgatctttattttccgctgcgattACTCAATTATCTTAAAAACGAAAGTGAAAACCacaagtgttattcacccccccctctctagcgctttacaatcctacataaaaaaaaaaattacttgcaAAATAGATTTAGCACAAATGCAtaaattaatttatgaattaGATCTTATTTTACCAAGATTAGGATTTAGTCTTGGTcttaacttagatttctaaaatggatctaagttaacCTGTGCTTACAATCCCATTGGACTTGttctcactagatctctctcTTCTAGTTATTTCCCGTCACTTACCATTTGCATACTTACTTGAGGTCTGACCCACCATGTCTTCCTACTAGATGCCCCCGTCATGTTGTACACCACCGTTATGTCTTTGCCCatctctctcttttatttttattttcgtcTTCTTCCTCATTTCCTTCTTCACTTTCTCTTCTCTAATAGCAATAACCTGCAGCTTTTACCTCTCCTCTTCTCAAGCACAagagttttcttttcttctcctttctcttctctagaAAGTAAGAAACGTAACATCAGCTGCTACCCTCTTCTAGCAACATGTGCAACCCTTGTATCTTCTACCTCTTCTCATGTTTTTTAGGATTTTGTTTGGCACCATAAGAATAGCCCTATTTTGTCTTGATTTGCTCTCTTTAATCATTACCGGGCTCACCGAAGCTGGTTGAGGTAGGTAACAAAGaaggtaaaactctcctctttaatttgcttcttcttccttatcTTCTCTCGTCTGTTATCACAAAAACAATGGTCTTTCTCTTTAATTCATATTGATCTATATAGGAGCATCGTTGTCGATGCTGGAGGTTGGTCGGTAGACATCCAGTAAGTATCAGGCCAATCCACATTATCGGAGAAAGTTCCATTATTGGTAGTGAAAAAAATAACGTGGAGACACACTCATTCTAAATGCATCCAATACGATTAAAATAATATAACTAAACTTGGAATGGGAGCAAAGTTCCttctaaataaatataaattagtcAGGAGGAGTAAAAGGAAACTTACACCTATGGATCCTTTCAGAatcaattaattatataataacaATTAAAGATAGATTTTTGCCATTTCAAGCTTGATTTGGACCATTAATCGAATTGATGAGATGCCTAGGTTCCATTAATTAATTTCCAATTCCTCTCAAAATTTAAATGTGTTTCCAAATCTCACTTCCTTCCAAATTTTATTCAATTAATCTTATCATTAATTCCCGTTAATTAAACTTCTTTATTCTCCTGTTGAATCTCTCTATAAATTATATTCACTCACCAGTTGAAAAAGTatatatcttcattaattatcgcaATGGCGGCCATCGTTACCTTCTTCCGCCTCCTCTTACTGATCTCCTTCGTGCCGGCTCTTGTCCCACAGGACACTGTCTTTGACATTGAGTTGGTCCACCGCGACTCCCCCAAGTCGCCACTGTACAACAGCTCGATGACACCCTTTGATCGCCTACAGGCCGCCACTGTTCGCTCGGTCAACCGAGCTAGCTACTTGGACAAGCGCATCACCATGAAGACCTCCGCTGACATGGAGATCGGCTTGCGCTATAATGAAGGGGAATTCTTGATGCTGATTAGCATGGGCATGCCAAACTCGCAATCTGTGTGGGGCATCATCGACACCGGCAGCGAACTAAACTGGGTTAACTGTGATGGCTGCCAATGCTCCAATAGGAACACCACCCTATTCAATCCTAATGCATCCCTCTCCTACAAGAAGTTATCTTGCTTTTCCGATGAGTGCAAGAGCTTGAGCATGGGTCATTGCACTGATGATGCGATGTGCCAGTACCATGCCGCCTATGGCGATGGTTCCAACGTCGACGGAATTTTATCCTCAGAAACCTTGCATTTAGCCTCATTAGATCCGTTCCAATTATTCTTAATTCCAAATATGACATTCGGTTGCAACTTCCGGTCTATGAACAATGGAATTGCCAACCTCGGCGGCATCATTGGATTGCGCCCCAAGCCTCCATCTCTGATCCACCAGCTTGCCCCTAAGTACATTAGCAAGTACTTCTCCTACTGCCTGGACATGCTCGATGAGGGATTCAGTAGTAGGCTCTTCTTGGGACGCGGCAAACCGACGGTCGCCGGAAATAGGATCGTCACGCCGCTCAAGACGCAAGACAACTTCTACGCCGTGCAACTTAACGCCATCTCAATCCCGGATGAGTTTAACATCTTCCTTACTACGAGGTCCAAGTTGAGCGCCGGAAACATCATCTTCGACTCTGGCACCGTCATGACCATGCTGGACACTGTAGTGGTGGACCAATTGGTGAGGGAATTGACGGATTACGTTAACTTGCAGATTGTGAAGATTGACTCATTCAAATTGTGCTTCACGGTGTTCTCGACAGAGGCAGAGGAGAGGCTGCCGGGGTTGTGGTTCTCGTTTGATGGGACATTGGGGAACTTCAGGGTGAGCCCTGAAAACTTGTTTAGGTGGTATAGACGGAATGTGAAATGCATGGTGATAATGGGAAGGGATGGTATACAGATCTTTGGGAATATTATGCAGCAAGATATTTTGGTTGGACATGATCTAGAAAAAATGGAATTGACTATTATAGAGAAAAAATGTATCGACTTATCTAAACCCTAATAAGCGTGTATTATGTAATATGAAGTGCTAAGTTGAgcattcatatttatatttatggTCATAAGTCAtggaatttcattgaaaggaaatgtgcatttattttttttttcaatgatttAACTAGACAATTTAATTGATTAGGACTAGTttgatttaatataattttctttatctCTTTGAAATGATACAAATTAACATTACATGTTATTTCTAAATACCAGGAGGTGTTTGGAATTTTATATTAAGTTCATTCGAGTTCCATATCCAACTATTGAGAGTGTTAGCGAAGGTTAATAATGACTCGCGTGCTTTCATTTTGATTGTTGATAGTGTACTCGTCTATAAGATGTTAAtacacattaaaaaataaatgaatTTTACTTGATGGGGTATTTCCtcataataaaaaattctctCTATTTCATTGATCCAATATCAACAAAATCATTTGTTAGTAACATATCAGAAAATACGGACAAATTGACCGATCTGAAAAGTCAAGCCTCTAAGACTCTGCCTCTATAAGACTCCTTTCTATCACGACATTCTAATATGTAgtgttataaaattatttaacaaaaataatataatataagggATAATTTaaaggaaatatatttatatgaattaaaataattagtgaaaattttctatattttataTGATTTTTTGAATATTTCATTGAGATAAATTTGGGTTTATATCCTATTTGAAATCTGAATTAATTGATtcagttaaattaagtttaaattcctaAACTTAAGTTTCCTTTTATCCCTCCGCGTCTCTTCCCTCACCCCAGGTGTTCGCGGTGTCATTCCATCGCACGTCTAACCTGGTATCGGTCGCTGCTCATGTACAGCGGATGCTGGTGTCATgctcctccttcctcttctccccTATCGCCACCACTGGCTGTCGTGTCTGAGCAGCTGTGTTCTGCTTTTGCTGGCCGCCACCAAAAATCTCCAACGGCGACCTCGACCAAACCATCATGTCCCGTGGCCACCTTCTTTTTGCCACTATGCCCTCAACACCATGTTTTCATAGTCGTTGTCGTAGCCGCCGGCGATCTTACAACTGCCCTTCCTTCTCAGCCGTGAAAATAATCCCTCATGGATGCATCACCAGCAAGGTAAAAATCTAATTGTTGATTTtcgttaattaaatgatttttttattatagtGTCGATTGACTAAGATTAATTACAGTAGtaattaaattgataattatttatttttttagtatcCAAGCCTTCAGTTTAATTAATCTAAGTGACCAGTCCGGTCTCACAAAAGTTCTCCATTAGTCATCTGGGTAACTCAGAGAATTGCTCATGAAGACCCATCTTGATAGCCAACATTCTCGGATGCGCTTGCAATTACTTAATTGATTTGATGTAATTaatgaaattgattaattaaagttGTGATTGTCCATTTAAtagattaatcaattaattaataatgCTGGTAGGAGATTAATCTGACTTAGGATATTCGTTATTAATgaatttaagtaattaattaattaaattttgatttgttGGCTACTTAAATGATTAATTAGTAACAATTAATGGTTTctcatttattagatttaataattaCAACAATAACCAAGTCTTTTCACACTACGTGGAGTCGACTATAtgaatttccttaccatatatgttgtttcatcatcatcgaaggAGGTGTCGGTGTCTGATTTGTCCTTCTTTGCTTTTAAAACAATATTATTTGATTTCTCTATTTCCTAAAAATCTATACAGCGAGACTTGTGAAGTTCAAAGgttgaaattaagttttcaagAGTACATACCTCGAGGTCTTtaaagatgtagtaagcatctactaaggctgaccactcttgagttcttgaaaaagagttaagtgcgtaccttaaggAGTcatgatttgttaccttttctccaaggttgttgagcTGGGTGATCAGGTCTTTGATCCTTGCCTggagttgggctaccttctctcccttgtccattcggaggttcgtcagttggcTTCGGAGGATATCCCACTTTGTCAGTTTAGCTTCCGAAGTACCTTCCTGGAGCTCCAGgcatttctcccagagatctttggcagagttgtagcttccgatcaGGTTGACCTCCTGGGGCCGAAGAACGCTAagtagatgaaactctgcttttccattagccacaaagtcggcttgctccttcttcatctatGTGTACTCTTTTTTCTCGCCTCCGTGTTGATCtgtaggagctacaaaatcacattttataattaaaagaattttaaagtcatttaaaaaaaaaaaacctccatGCAATTCTTCCACattgcgaagtctccctcaaatttcgGCGGATAGATGCTAGATTTGGCCATTTCTTTTGCTTCagatggtggttagtccttctaaagtgtgtctggctctaataccacttgttaggatccgtGCGGTCAACAAGAAGGGGTGAATTACCCTTCAAAAAGAAAACGAAACGTTTCTCGATCTTTTGAAATATTAAAGCACTTCTATAAAAAAGAATTGATAAACTAAAAAAGAAAGAACCtaccgattttacttggttacatccgggaaggttgttaatccaagactttgaagcactaatcaaattctcctttcatcgtaggtggagaagcctcttacaagcgtTGAAAGCACACAAAGTAGTAGAACAATTAAAGAAACTTGTGTATAAGTGATTTTCAACTACTAggatcagggctatatttatagccctgttcggggcgcctagaagggttccaaacGCCTAGacatggatagaattttatctgcGTCACACCGGATCATGACAGCGCGTGTTTCGATAAGTTTCCTGGTTCGGGTGCtccgaagggttccaggcacccaaACCACTTTCGCACTGGGGCACCTCGTCAAGGCGCCCCTGCTGGACCAAACTGGTATGGGTGTCCGGACTCCAATTAGCCTGAAGTTGACTTTTCATTTGagtcttccgctccagttccgctcacttgggtgattttgatcatctggaatagagctcacccaaactcattttccggccttatcgagcagtcttccatcttagcttctcgtccctcagaaacgttgTCAGCCTTCTTCttatccgccagcgtactcttctgcaacacctcatccctcagacgcaccgaatccatcggctctctcctgtgccatccttctcgctagctgcgtctttcgctcgacctctTGTGCTcataaattcctgcacacttaaacatagggcatcaaaacacaacaggacctaactctaATTCGgctgaccacatcaaaactacctcggtGTACTAACATAACTCACTAACTACAATTccaaaatcatatatatatatatatatatatatatatatatatagcccaCTTAAATTGCCATGATGTAAAGCAAGAGTAACCAAAAACATACCAAACCAAATTTTGAAATCATACATATAGCCTACTAAATTACCATGATGTGAAGCAAGAGTAAACACAAGCACACCAAGCTAATTCTAAAACTTACAAATTATAGGAGCTAACATGGTATCATCTTCTAATAAACAAAAGAGCATAGGAATCTATAAAACCTGAAACCTAGAAGTTATAGGATCTAATATGTATCGTCTTCTAAGAACAAAAGAGCTTAAGAATCTATAAAATCCGAAACTTACAAATTTATAGGAGCTAACATGGCATCATCTTCTTAAAACACAATAGAGCATAAGCATCTATAAAATCCGAAACCTACAAATTATAGGAACTAATATGGTATCATCTTCTAAAACAAAAGAGCTTGAGAATCtataaaatccaaaacctaacAATTAGAGGAACTAATATAACATTAAGCA
This genomic stretch from Zingiber officinale cultivar Zhangliang chromosome 7A, Zo_v1.1, whole genome shotgun sequence harbors:
- the LOC121999489 gene encoding aspartic proteinase CDR1-like; this encodes MAAIVTFFRLLLLISFVPALVPQDTVFDIELVHRDSPKSPLYNSSMTPFDRLQAATVRSVNRASYLDKRITMKTSADMEIGLRYNEGEFLMLISMGMPNSQSVWGIIDTGSELNWVNCDGCQCSNRNTTLFNPNASLSYKKLSCFSDECKSLSMGHCTDDAMCQYHAAYGDGSNVDGILSSETLHLASLDPFQLFLIPNMTFGCNFRSMNNGIANLGGIIGLRPKPPSLIHQLAPKYISKYFSYCLDMLDEGFSSRLFLGRGKPTVAGNRIVTPLKTQDNFYAVQLNAISIPDEFNIFLTTRSKLSAGNIIFDSGTVMTMLDTVVVDQLVRELTDYVNLQIVKIDSFKLCFTVFSTEAEERLPGLWFSFDGTLGNFRVSPENLFRWYRRNVKCMVIMGRDGIQIFGNIMQQDILVGHDLEKMELTIIEKKCIDLSKP